Proteins from one Deinococcus sp. AB2017081 genomic window:
- a CDS encoding metallophosphoesterase, which translates to MTPLWVVGDIHGAYEPLIGLLRTAGLIDHDGSWQGGTAHLAFLGDYVDRGPRGMEVIHLIRRLTAQAHESGGHVTALLGNHEVMFLAAQHFRATDPADSLGFREYWRSNGGQDSDAAQLQITDLDWLRARPALSLAGDWLLMHADSTFYRRLGRTPDAVNRSITALLHEDNPKLWTRFLNHFADRLAFVDPDAPAVAADLLQSYGGTRLVHGHTPVYVLHDELQRPGSMPVPQPITYVGGQCVAVDSGMAYLDGAGFIVRLDDSGVAQVVTLDDDLGDF; encoded by the coding sequence GTGACCCCCCTGTGGGTCGTCGGGGACATCCACGGTGCCTACGAGCCGCTGATCGGCCTGCTCAGAACGGCCGGCCTGATCGACCACGACGGGTCGTGGCAGGGTGGCACGGCCCACCTCGCGTTTCTCGGTGACTACGTCGACCGGGGGCCGCGCGGGATGGAGGTCATCCACCTGATCCGGCGGCTCACCGCCCAGGCCCACGAGAGTGGGGGGCACGTGACCGCACTGCTCGGCAACCACGAGGTCATGTTCCTCGCCGCGCAGCACTTCCGCGCCACCGATCCCGCCGACTCACTCGGGTTCCGCGAGTACTGGCGCAGCAACGGCGGCCAGGACAGCGACGCCGCCCAGCTCCAGATCACGGATCTGGACTGGCTGCGCGCCCGCCCGGCCCTCTCCCTGGCCGGCGACTGGCTGCTCATGCACGCCGACAGCACCTTCTACCGCCGGCTGGGCCGCACGCCAGACGCCGTCAACCGCTCGATCACCGCCCTCCTGCACGAGGACAATCCGAAGCTCTGGACGCGGTTCCTCAACCACTTCGCCGATCGGCTGGCGTTCGTGGATCCCGATGCCCCGGCCGTCGCCGCCGACCTCCTGCAGTCCTACGGCGGTACCCGGCTGGTGCACGGCCATACTCCCGTCTACGTCCTCCACGACGAACTGCAGCGACCCGGGAGCATGCCCGTCCCGCAGCCCATCACGTATGTCGGCGGCCAGTGCGTCGCGGTGGACAGCGGCATGGCCTACCTCGACGGAGCCGGCTTCATCGTGCGGCTGGACGACAGCGGCGTCGCGCAGGTCGTGACCCTGGACGACGATCTGGGCGACTTCTGA
- a CDS encoding dipeptidase, whose amino-acid sequence MTNPPMTGDLASRLDRDAARSELFDLLRIPSVSADPAYAADVVRAAQWLQSKLSSLGFMARVDATAKHPVVYAERLDAPGKPTVLIYGHYDVQPEAPLSEWVSPPFEPEVRDGRIYARGSTDDKGQAFAHVRGVELLLSQGTLPVNVKFLLEGEEEIGSPSIIPYLQAHADELKADVILISDGSRFAADVPTITYGIRGLSYVEIHVQGANRDLHSGSYGGAAPNPINALCEIIAKLKDDHGRVTIPGFYDGIEPLTEQERGMWASLPHDDAEFAASIGASALPGEAGYSVLERIWGRPTLDVNGIWGGYQGEGSKTVIAAKAGAKVSMRLVPGQDPERVTRLIQEYVPQIAPEGVQVEVVNHHGGQPMKFRTDSPYIHAANRALKRVYGREAVFARTGGSIPIVAAFADILKTEVLFVDLGLNEDAPHSPNESFAVQDFENGILTSAYVLEELGRS is encoded by the coding sequence ATGACCAACCCGCCCATGACAGGTGATCTGGCCTCCCGGCTCGACCGCGACGCCGCCCGTTCGGAACTCTTCGACCTGCTGAGGATTCCGTCGGTGAGTGCAGATCCGGCGTATGCGGCGGACGTCGTGCGGGCCGCACAGTGGCTCCAGAGCAAACTGTCGTCGCTGGGGTTCATGGCCCGTGTGGACGCCACGGCCAAGCACCCGGTCGTGTACGCCGAGCGCCTCGACGCGCCGGGGAAGCCCACCGTGCTGATCTACGGCCACTACGACGTGCAGCCGGAGGCCCCGCTCTCGGAGTGGGTGTCGCCGCCCTTCGAGCCGGAGGTGCGGGACGGCCGCATCTACGCGCGCGGCAGCACCGACGACAAGGGGCAGGCCTTCGCGCACGTGCGCGGGGTGGAACTGCTGCTGTCGCAGGGGACGCTGCCCGTGAACGTGAAGTTCCTGCTGGAGGGCGAGGAGGAGATCGGCAGCCCCAGCATCATCCCGTACCTGCAGGCGCACGCCGACGAGCTGAAGGCGGACGTCATCCTGATCAGCGACGGCAGCCGCTTCGCGGCGGACGTGCCGACCATCACGTACGGCATCCGGGGCCTGAGTTACGTGGAGATCCACGTGCAGGGAGCCAACCGTGACCTGCACAGCGGCAGCTACGGCGGGGCCGCGCCCAACCCGATCAATGCGCTGTGCGAGATCATTGCAAAGCTCAAGGACGACCACGGCCGCGTGACGATTCCCGGCTTCTACGACGGCATCGAGCCCCTGACCGAGCAGGAGCGCGGCATGTGGGCCTCGCTGCCCCACGACGACGCGGAATTCGCCGCGAGCATCGGCGCGTCCGCGCTGCCGGGCGAGGCCGGGTACAGCGTGCTGGAGCGCATCTGGGGCCGGCCCACGCTGGACGTGAACGGCATCTGGGGCGGCTACCAGGGCGAGGGCAGCAAGACGGTGATCGCGGCGAAGGCCGGCGCGAAGGTCAGCATGCGGCTGGTGCCGGGCCAGGATCCCGAACGCGTCACCCGACTGATCCAGGAGTACGTGCCGCAGATCGCGCCCGAGGGCGTGCAGGTCGAGGTGGTCAACCACCATGGCGGCCAGCCCATGAAGTTCCGCACCGACAGCCCGTATATCCACGCCGCGAACCGTGCCCTGAAGCGCGTGTATGGCCGTGAGGCGGTCTTTGCCCGTACCGGCGGCAGCATTCCGATCGTGGCCGCCTTCGCGGACATCCTGAAGACCGAGGTGCTGTTCGTGGACCTCGGCCTGAACGAGGACGCCCCGCACAGCCCGAACGAGAGTTTCGCCGTACAGGACTTCGAGAACGGCATCCTGACCAGCGCGTACGTCCTCGAGGAACTGGGCCGCTCTTGA
- the hspR gene encoding heat shock protein transcriptional repressor HspR, fused homodimer type — MASDSKHRPVYVISVAAELVDMHPQTLRLYERKGLIRPGRSSGKTRLYSERDIDHLREIRRLTQELGVNLAGVEEVMRLQHELDDLQGEFEAEIERLEDELRGQAQALPESGARTDPRDRPVYVISIAAELVDMHPQTLRLYERKQLIRPGRSSGKTRLYSERDIEHLREIRRLTQELGVNLAGVEEIMRLRHELDGARSSLEGNVRRIQDDLSERMTRLRTLPPAPGEPDGDP, encoded by the coding sequence ATGGCCTCGGACTCCAAACATCGCCCGGTGTACGTGATTTCCGTGGCCGCAGAACTGGTGGATATGCACCCCCAGACGCTGCGGCTGTACGAACGCAAGGGCCTGATCCGTCCCGGCCGCTCCAGCGGCAAGACGCGCCTGTACAGCGAGCGCGACATCGACCACCTGCGCGAGATCCGCCGCCTGACCCAGGAACTCGGCGTGAACCTCGCCGGCGTCGAGGAGGTCATGCGCCTCCAGCACGAACTCGACGACCTCCAGGGTGAGTTCGAGGCCGAGATCGAACGCCTGGAGGACGAACTGCGCGGCCAGGCCCAGGCGCTCCCCGAGAGCGGCGCCCGCACCGACCCCCGGGATCGGCCGGTGTATGTCATCTCCATCGCGGCGGAACTGGTGGACATGCATCCCCAGACGCTGCGGCTCTACGAGCGCAAGCAGCTCATCCGCCCCGGCCGCAGCAGCGGCAAGACGCGCCTGTACAGCGAGCGCGACATCGAGCACCTGCGCGAGATCCGCCGCCTGACCCAGGAACTCGGCGTGAATCTCGCCGGGGTCGAGGAGATCATGCGCCTGCGGCACGAACTGGACGGGGCCCGCTCCAGCCTGGAGGGGAACGTGCGCCGCATCCAGGACGACCTGAGCGAGCGTATGACCCGCCTGCGTACCCTGCCCCCCGCGCCGGGCGAACCGGACGGCGACCCGTGA